The sequence AGTGTCGGAACCCCATCCTTTACCCAAGTTcccataaatatattaaaaattagaaaaagtcAATAAAATTCTTTTGTTGACAGTGTTTACACTAACTGAAGGTTGGCTTGATGACATAGAAGAGACTCTTGAATTGTTGTTTCTGTTTTCTTGTGAACATGGAATCAATTCCTAACGAAGGttgtcttttttattattattatataaactATTTTATCGGGAACCAACAAGTTCAAAATCCTACTCAAGAGACTTGAATTGTAAACTTGGTACTTTCATTTAATTTGTTAGGGAGAAAGAAATTAAGGATCATGTTCATGACTGTACGACTAATAATCATGTTACTCATAATTAGAGGTGGCAATTTCAGTCTATATTTGTGAAAAAAGTCCATTCAACTCATTTgttgaattggatcactcatatttcaaatgggtaaatatgaacttcaacacattttaaaagttcatacaaatatgaacaaaatgggtaaaatatgagTACTCATTTAAATACAGAGATCACCCACCTatgctttaaatttcattttttttcttcttttcttgtttctttttgttgttttgtttttttctttcttttttcctttaatttactttttttattttgtatttttttttcattttttactcgtttcttataatttctttttttctttctcatctttccatctattttttttatttttcatttttatttttatttctttttttttgtattttttttttcattttctcctttctcattcgtattcgcttgagacatacatgttaataaatataagcttctaattatctcatttagcctatacaattcatagcatctcttatcaattaaatataatctatatatagtctcccctttattattatttttttctatctttgatttcttctttttttccttttttcctttaatttactattttttctttcttttttcctttaatttacttttttttcctattcatttttttttatttttttcacttattttttactcgtttcttacactttttttctttcttagttttcatcaattttttttctttttctgttttatttattttttcttcacattcttttttttttgtattttcatttccacctttttcattcttggttcgtcattttttttcatttttcttctttttttatattcttttcctcatttttcttttgtcattgcattttatattttatattttttttactttaaatttatttgtatcatactatatatttcaaatgaatttattatttgtatttgaatagtttagttgtcaatatgtacaatttatcatttgtgtttatatacaaataagtatatgaattaattatattttcttgagattgaaatatataaatatacaatgtatcattcaatgcaaatatgtcattagtatttgtatatcaaatttatcatttatatttgtatataaacaagtatcattagtatgtgtatggttcaagttgtataaacatgtatcatttgatacaaatgtaacatttgtatttgtataatttaacaattgtatttgcataattttattatttttatttgtattgttcaatttatatcaataaaatataatttgtatcaatatatataaaatataagtgtgaattatataaaatatatataacggtacaaactataaaatacaaatttgagcttgaagtttaaaaaacaaatataaatataaaattgtatTAAGTAAGCTCGGTCCATCTTTATTCCATTTCATAGATGGCTGAGGATCCACATAACCTTCGATTTATGGGAAAGTTCAGCTTCAAATCCGATTTCTAACTCCCTCATCTTAGAGTTCTCATTAGAGCAGAAGTAAGGCACGAAGCGAGGAGCTCAAGGTCAGGCAAGGCAGGAAGTACGTAGAAACCTTGATTTGTGTACTTCTTGGGACTACTAAAGATATTTGGTTTGATGAATATAATTCTAAGATCTTTCTGGATACTATCTCTGTATCTTTTCATTAGGTGGAGTCCACTTGAGTgtacttacaaaaattataaatgttgggcgaatataaatcaatatgcgcttatggtatttttgttatcataaaaaaagaagaaaatcaaaaatcaaaaaaaaataataaagaaaaaaaaaagaaagataggtAGAAGtcagagatagaagagagagaaaaatcgtaaagaaaaagttgaagaaatagatacaaaaaaaatcaaaaagaaaaaaataatgaaaaaggagaaaaggaaaaaaaaatgatgataatacaaatattctgaatggttatgatatctcagtcatcattcataatttgtactcgatttaatcatgttcttcgaaaataaaaaatatataaattataaaataaaacaaaaaaagaaaaaaaaaagtaaaaattacaaaaaaaaaaaaaataaaactagaaaaaaagaaactaaaaagaaaaagaaaaagaaaaggaaaaagaaagagaagcaaagGGTAGAAAtaggagagagagaaaacaaaagaaataaaaaaaaaagaaaaaaaaactagaggctatatatcgaagagaaaaaaaaaaagaaacgggaaaaaagtcaaattgatataatatagaagttttaagttttttattttaggagATAAAGTGGGTCGGAACCATTTTTATCCAATCCATATttaaccaaatccatatttaGCGATATTTATATGGTCGGATTGTAATCCAAATcatttttgctcgatccatatttaactCATCCAAATCCAATCCGTCCATTTACCACCCTTACTCATAATTTAGTCAGATTTCCTAATGTGCAAGTTATTTGGATAATCTGGCAACTGTTGAGATTAACAACATACATATCCTTTTGATCtgaaaaagatattttagatAGTGTGTACAAGTGGATTTCCACGGTATCACTTTTGGAATTCTTAATGATTCACTGCACCGGTCGGTGAAACTGACCTAAAGTTTGGTGCTAAGAACAATATAAGACGCTTTAGCTGCCGCTAAGCAAATTGATGGCCTAAGgccccaaagaaaagaaaaaaaaaaaggtctaCTACTCTAAATGCAGAGTTATTAATAAGTTTTTTAACcgattttttctaataatttattttcaatttaataATACGTCcaatttatttacatttttcttGAGACAAACATAATACTCCAGACATACTCAAAAAATACTACTATAATTTATTGTTGAGGTCCttcaaaaaatactcaaaacttttGTTGCTCATAAGCATAAGTTGTAGATATAAAATAGTTTTGCCTATAAGATGGAAGTTCATCGTATTTTAAGATAGTAAGTTTGCTCAATCAttcacaaattttattttataagtaaaaGTTAGAATTTATGCTTGATGTGTCACAAAAACAAAgcttgtaaaaaaaaatacaaaaatttatatttaaaagaaagaaagaagaatatttttttttacttgaattaatttagaattttgaatAAACAATTCAAATATCcatataataaataaagtttttaaaataacaaCTATTGCAAATTGATGGCTAGCTAAAGTCTTACTAACTACAATCAATccttacttttataaataaaaatattattatgtgatATTAAACGTTTTATGTCCTCAATAAAATACAGCGAGGAAAAATTTACTAACAGATTTTTTTTATGTCAAtgaggaaaaaaattataatttagctAAGATACAAATAAACACAAGATAAGTTGATAGGTATCTTCataaaatttttgtcaaaattttatgAAGCAATCAGCTTATTCTTGATATGAGGTATGGGAGGAGGAGACAGATAATGATGTTCACAGTGTTTGATGATCCTTTGACTAATATCAATCCAAATGGTAATTAGAGTAAATATTAAGTGAATATTAAATCTTACATGTAGTGTTTGTTATTCCACTTCTAAATTAAGTCATCGTTCATTCTTTGCACAATTTGTGAACTAATAATAAGGTTGGAAATGCTAGTTACATTTATGCAAGAGTAGAATGTATCTactcatttattttgaaatgaatttaTTGCAATTATAATTACTAAATTCATGTAATCTCCAAATATAAACTCATGTGGTACTAATTATTGCTCTCATTATACACTTTGTAGTATTTGACCGAATTCACCATTCATGTAGCTAAGTTTTGATGCATAATAATCAGAAACTTAATGCATAGTCCAATGTGACCtcttaaaacatttaacacatacaatgacataaagaaaaaatcaaatttaaattgtATTAGtactcttgatattttaattattaacttttatatcatatttgaagtatatttttaatatttgtaaagcttttaacatatttatttggatttttatttgattgcttataataaatttttaaaaaaaataaattaaatacggGTAGCAGCTTGGTGTTAACCTTATGAGTAGATTTGTTCTTATATTAGGTAATTCATCCAttgtatattaatattttttttgcttttaaaatAATTGTCATATTTCGCTTCTCAAAACTCAATCTACATTTATTTGACTAAGAGGTTGTTTggaaatgattaaaaaatagtttttttagcttaagtggttaaaatcttaaaataagtGTTTCTAAATTAAGTAGATAAGTATTTGTATAGAATTGCTGAAActcgaaaaaaaattattgatgtgtggtaaacaagtgatgttaagcacttttttttttggtcaaaatgacttaaatgtcttTAAAGTTGTCaacaccataaataaggtgaattattcatatgttttaattctaataattcaaaaataatttctatttacaCTTTCCGCGTAAAGTAATTATGTgaggtcaatttataaatataagttacttttttatttttaaatgttaaaaaataaaaatcttaggatattttatatatataataagtattatattgtaatattggAAGCTTGTAATAATTTAGTTATCTTAAAAAATATGTAACCTCCGATGTGAAAACAATGGAGAAAGATGAAttcgggtgtgtttggtatgatggaaaatattttcctattttcccCTGTTTGGTTGTAGTAAAATATtgggaaaacattttccaagataactcattttcttctatttgagggaaaatgacttccctcatggaccaagggaagtcattttccgaaaaatgacaaatgtgacttatgcccccaccccacccctcttCCTCACCCCAACatcactcatattcacatgactcaaaaacttcacatttctaaaaaatttacattacttgaaaatatttttaactgtgctttgcttcaatttttcactgcctGAATAAAAAATAGTGATGCCCGAATTTTTTCCATTTCAAAAGTTCGTTGAATTAATGtgttgttattttcatatgcatagaggaagacttgcctatgttacttttgctaattgcatatttcattttgttatcgatgtaacttgttttacgaggttgaataagcttgtcgttctgTTATATATCTTGAGATTAtcctgacaaaatattgaaaagtgtctcctatatttgttaattaatagCTGCTTAAATTTaattagtgattgtaatattttagtattcgatattggtATTATTTGTTACGCTTAAATTAGtacttacaaattgttgagttgttagagacactgatatactaattaacagttagtagtattttctaaaaaatattttttcactcaccaatcaaacactagaaaatatttttctaaaaaatattttctaatcactaaccaaacaccaaaaaatatttttcgaaaaatacttttcactcaccaaccaaacatgagaaaataagtagaaaaccaacttatttttcaggaaaacattttccatgaaaaatactttccatcataccaaacacacccgaaGTGGAAATGAAGGGAAGCGACGAAGAAgagcaaaaaagagaaaaagaaagaaaaattatatatttatgggttACAAGTTCAGGATATTAttggaattaaagaaaaatataaaggataaaaaagtaaatattttagccaaaccttaaaaaaaattaatctaaaaagtaaaaagttgggAGTACCCAGATTCtcactttttgtttttctttaatcagtttttagcttttttaaaacACGTTTTAATTTACCAAAcacctaaaaaaattaaaaaggagatTAAAAGTTGATTTGGTCAGATTCTAATCCCATTCAAACGGGCTCTAATACTTTAAACTATAGTTTTTCATCAGATTCACTATGAGAAAAATTTCGACATATTTACTTTTTGTAtaaatttctaatattttaatttgaataaaaaactATTGAATGTATTTAATCCAATTATTTTGCCTTGCAATTGACTCTTTAAAAGTTTATTGAAGTTTCCATGTTCTCTGTTTGCTCTTGAATTAAGTGTTTGTTACATATTCTTAGCTTACTAAATCACTTAATTATTAGTAAATCTACACAATTAGTATAAACATCGTGTCcgagtaaatatttaatttttataaacttATAAACATTACTTGTAATATAGATTATAGTGATCCGAACTGTCCCTTTAGatcatgaaacaaaaaaaatacttatttaatTAGTGGAATGTGGGAACGATGGAGCACTTAGGTTCTAAAGATTATCGAACCTTATCGAGCCTTTAAACCGATTATTAAATTGATTAATAAAGATTACCAGTTCCGACCTAATATTATCCAATTAGTTGCTTGTGTAAGAAGAGGATTCTTGAAAATCACCAACATACTTTTGATTGGAAAAAATCCAGATAGAGTGGACAAGTGAATTTCCACTGTATCACTGTTGGAATCATTTCATGTTCCCTGTAGATTTAAAATTGACCAAAATGATTCGTATGATTGGAGTTTCGGGATTTAAAGTTCTATAATTTGACCGTGtatgtcaaaataaaatttataaatttgaatactacgtaaaaaatataataaatcacaataagtaGCAATTTGTTCTGACTATGCCGCATAAATTAGAATGCTGGGAGTACATGAACGTAACTTATATACATGTCATGACAAACTTTTTTAAATAGGATTGTGAGTGGATTTTTCGCTGTTACAAAAAGCTAAGTAAGAATTCAGTTGTAATAGAGGTTTAGGTGATTTAATAATGTAAAAAAAGATGGTGGAACACTGGCATATCGTTAAACAGCTGTTTGTACGTCTCAAAGTCCTTTGGTATTATTTATTTGCCAGGCATGTCTGAAAGATGCTAAAGTGTCACTTGAACGCAACTTCCATAGATATGAAAAAGCATAATGGACAGGATAGTGTTTCTTCGTCGGGAAGCTAAATTGAAAACACATCCATGGAAATGAACATGACTTATAAATATAACTTTGACATATTGTCTAGCTTGTTGATCTCCATAGAAACATTATATTACCAGCGCCATCGATCATGGATGGTTATAGCAAGGTGGAAAGGGTGAGTAGTGACAAGTACCTTCAACTAAAACCAGATGAAGCAAGTCTTTTTGATCTCATACGTATTTTGTTCTCCGGCAACCTTGAGAGTAAACAGTTCATAGAATCATTGAGAGTGAAAGAGATAGCCTTTGAGCGTCGAGGATACATTTTTCTCTCTGTGTCCGTGCAGAAAGCTCTCCATTTCATCTCAAAGCCTTTGTCTTTTTTAGGTTCAATTTCAGAATTCTGCTTAAATCTTCTTGCTAGTAACCAAAGCCTTCCTACGTTGTTGTTGAGAATCTTACAAGGTTAGATGACATTTcttaaatttgacattatttcCATCTGTTTCgactttggtatagttttatgaCTTAAACGTTATAGTGGGTAAAGTGAAATTAATCCCGATTACTCTTGGTAGGGAAGGTAGAGATGCCAGACAAAGAGTCAGCCAGCTATCTCTCAGCTATCGGATTTATAGATACAAGAGTGAATTGTCATAAGAAGTTCAAACCAGGGGGTAAAACATATATTGTTGCGCTTTCTGCAATTGCATCAAAAGTAGCCTACGAGAATAAAGCCTTCATCCGAACAACTGTTGAGGATCAATGGAAGGTCACCTAATTAAATTTACATTTCAGTTTGTTTGATTGGCAAACTAGCTTAGATCAATAATTTCAAATGACTTGCTTGTCAATCACTATTTGGTTTGATCAAAAGCTAGCTAGACTAAATCTGCTAATCTGTAAAGGTTTTGATTCTTATGCAGATGGAATTACTGGGTACGCATGATTTTTGGAATGGTAAGATTTTCAGTAAAGATGCCATTGTCTTATTTTTGCAACACATTTCTTACTAATTGAAGTGTTATCAAATTGGAATTGAGGTAGAACAATCTTCACGAGATGTGTAGGAGTGGTGTTTCTCTAAGACAATTTTTGTTTGGCAGAGTATCACCAAACCAAATCGACTCAAGGCTTCATATTTCATGATAATACAACCAATCCAGACAGAATTATTGTGTCATTTAGAGGTACTGAACCCTTCAATTCAGATGATTGGAGTACAGATTTCGACATATCTTGGTACGAATTCCAGGGCATGGGCAAAGTCCACAGCGGTTTCATGAAAGCTCTAGGCTTACAGAAGGATGAAAGTTGGCCTCTCAATATTATACAAGACGACCAACGCCCAATAGCATACTACACAATCAGGGAAAAACTAAGAGACTTctttcagaaaaataaccacaccAAGTTTGTTCTAACAGGGCACAGCTTAGGCGGTGCGCTTGCAGTTCTTTTTGCAGCAGTTCTTGCATTGCACAA comes from Capsicum annuum cultivar UCD-10X-F1 chromosome 2, UCD10Xv1.1, whole genome shotgun sequence and encodes:
- the LOC107860293 gene encoding triacylglycerol lipase OBL1 → MDGYSKVERVSSDKYLQLKPDEASLFDLIRILFSGNLESKQFIESLRVKEIAFERRGYIFLSVSVQKALHFISKPLSFLGSISEFCLNLLASNQSLPTLLLRILQGKVEMPDKESASYLSAIGFIDTRVNCHKKFKPGGKTYIVALSAIASKVAYENKAFIRTTVEDQWKMELLGTHDFWNEYHQTKSTQGFIFHDNTTNPDRIIVSFRGTEPFNSDDWSTDFDISWYEFQGMGKVHSGFMKALGLQKDESWPLNIIQDDQRPIAYYTIREKLRDFFQKNNHTKFVLTGHSLGGALAVLFAAVLALHNESFLLERLEAIYTFGQPRVGDAEFGDFMKENFRNYGIGYHRFVYSHDIVTRLPYDNSTLLFKHFGTCLYYSSTYEGKIVSEEPHRNYFSLRSLISKRMDALWELVRSFLLPYLYGTEYRENLLLLALRLYGLLFPGMPAHGPQDYINAICLGDATLFTSTHR